One Glycine max cultivar Williams 82 chromosome 3, Glycine_max_v4.0, whole genome shotgun sequence DNA window includes the following coding sequences:
- the LOC100818901 gene encoding uncharacterized protein, with amino-acid sequence MEAETRRKVEEMVLDILKKSNIKEATEFTIRVAASERLGIDLSDTASKHFVRSVVESFLLSVAANEKSKDAEKKKENEDIAAKNDDVAKKEDVVVANEEESRETEVLPKLKRDDPERVICHLSNRRNVAVKDFKGTTLVSIREFYMKDGKPLPGSKGISLSSEQWSTFKKSVPAIEEAIKKMEERIGSEPNGKQNGDVSNSVVDVAYLEPNSKQKGDASNSVVDVATLEPHGKQNGDASNSVVDVAPLEPHGKQNGDASNSVVDVAPLEPVVPIEVIRFDGKNFQFWAPQMELLLKQLKIDYVLDEPCPNPTLGKSAKAEDIAATKAAERRWLNDDLTCQRNILSHLSDPLYNLYANRKMSAKDLWEELKLVYLYEEFGTKRSQVKKYLEFQMVEEKAVIEQIRELNGIADSIAAAGIFIDDNFHVSAIISKLPPSWKDFCIKLMREEYLPYRKLMERIQIEEEYRYGVKRVVEYSYSMGGYHQAYKGGHRRADYKPALGMCRNRPEIIARSVPCTVCGKRGHLSKHCWRRNDRQTNERKSEEDVRIPTEVDTQGATQ; translated from the exons atggAAGCGGAAACTCGACGGAAAGTGGAGGAGATGGTGTTGGATATTCTGAAGAAATCCAATATTAAAGAAGCCACTGAGTTCACCATCCGAGTCGCTGCCTCCGAGCGTCTCGGCATCGACCTCTCCGACACCGCCAGTAAGCACTTCGTGAGATCCGTCGTCGAGTCTTTTCTTCTCTCCGTCGCGGCCAATGAAAAGTCCAAAGACgcagagaagaagaaggagaacgAAGATATTGCCGCCAAAAACGACGACGTAGCGAAGAAGGAAGATGTCGTTGTGGCCAACGAAGAAGAGTCCCGAGAGACAGAGGTGCTGCCCAAACTGAAGAGGGATGATCCCGAACGCGTTATTTGCCAC CTGTCCAACAGGAGGAACGTGGCGGTGAAAGATTTCAAAGGGACAACCCTGGTCTCAATTAGGGAGTTCTATATGAAAGATGGAAAACCACTTCCTGGTTCGAAAG GGATAAGTTTATCTTCGGAACAATGGTCGACCTTCAAGAAGAGTGTTCCTGCCATAGAGGAAGCTAtcaaaaagatggaagaaaggATAGG ATCGGAGCCTAATGGTAAGCAAAATGGAGATGTGTCAAATTCAGTTGTTGATGTTGCTTATCTTGAGCCTAATAGTAAGCAAaagggagatgcatcaaattcagttgttgatgttgctactCTTGAGCCTCATGGTAAGCAAaatggagatgcatcaaattcaGTTGTTGATGTTGCTCCTCTTGAGCCTCATGGTAAGCAAAATGGAGATGCATCAAACTCAGTTGTTGATGTTGCTCCTCTTGAGCCTGTCGTCCCTATTGAGGTCATCCGTTTTGATGGGAAGAATTTCCAATTCTGGGCTCCGCAGATGGAATTACTCTTGAAACAATTAAAGATTGACTATGTGCTTGATGAACCATGCCCGAACCCTACactaggcaaaagtgccaaggCTGAAGACATTGCTGCAACCAAGGCTGCAGAAAGGAGATGGCTGAACGATGATTTGACATGTCAACGCAATATCTTGAGCCATTTATCTGATCCTCTGTACAACCTCTATGCAAACAGAAAAATGAGTGCTAAGGATTTATGGGAAGAGTTAAAACTGGTTTATCTGTATGAGGAATTCGGAACCAAAAGATCTCAAGTGAAAAAGTATCTTGAATTTCAGATGGTTGAGGAGAAAGCAGTTATTGAGCAAATCCGAGAATTAAATGGCATTGCAGATTCTATTGCTGCTGCTGGAATTTTTATTGATGACAACTTTCATGTTAGTGCCATCATTTCAAAGCTTCCGCCATCCTGGAAGGACTTCTGCATCAAGTTAATGCGTGAGGAGTATCTACCTTACCGGAAGTTAATGGAACGTATACAGATAGAGGAAGAATATCGCTATGGAGTAAAACGAGTGGTCGAATATTCTTACAGTATGGGAGGATATCACCAGGCCTATAAAGGTGGACATAGGAGAGCTGACTATAAGCCGGCACTCGGAATGTGTAGGAATAGGCCAGAAATTATTGCGAGGAGCGTACCCTGTACTGTATGTGGCAAGAGGGGGCATCTTTCTAAACATTGCTGGAGAAGAAATGACAGACAAACTAATGAGAGGAAATCAGAAGAGGATGTGCGTATACCTACAGAAGTTGATACTCAGGGTGCTACCCAGTAG